From the genome of Pseudomonas putida:
GAGGCGGGCAAGGAAATCCCGATCGTCTTCGCTGCCAACTTCAGCGTCGGCGTCAATCTCTGCCTGAAGCTGCTCGATACTGCCGCGCGGGTGCTGGGTGACGATGTGGATATCGAGATTCTCGAAGCCCACCACCGGCACAAGGTCGATGCGCCATCGGGTACCGCGCTGCGCATGGGTGAAGTGGTCGCCCAGGCGCTGGGGCGTGACTTGCGCGAAGTGGCCGTATATGGTCGCGAAGGGCAGACCGGTGCGCGTGATCGCCAGACCATCGGCTTCGCCACCGTGCGTGCCGGCGATGTGGTGGGTGATCACACCGTACTGTTCGCTGCCGAAGGCGAGCGCGTCGAGATCACCCACAAGGCCTCCAGTCGCATGACCTTCGCCAAGGGCGCCGTGCGTGCTGCACTGTGGCTCGATGGTCGGGAGCCTGGGCTGTACGACATGCAGGACGTGCTCGAGCTGCGTTGAGGGTTGGCGCAGTAACCCTCTGTCGCATTTGCGGTAGACCGGAAACGCTCTTTTCTGTAAGCTACAGCTTTAGTGTGTCCACTAAAAGCGCGCAGCGAATTGAATTCAGCACATGAAAGCGGGGTGACGTGTCCATACGTCACTCCGCTTTTTTGCAACCTGCGATCGCCCTTTCATGCTTGATTTACGGGAGGTCTTCTTGACAAAGCCAGCCATACTCGCCCTTGCCGATGGCAGTATTTTTCGCGGTGAAGCCATCGGTGCCGACGGTCAGACCGTTGGTGAGGTGGTGTTCAACACTGCTATGACCGGCTACCAGGAAATCCTTACAGACCCTTCCTACGCCCAGCAAATCGTTACCCTGACCTACCCGCACATTGGCAACACCGGTACCACCCCGGAAGACGCAGAGTCGAACCGCGTCTGGTCCGCTGGCCTGGTCATCCGCGACCTGCCGCTGCTGGCCAGCAACTGGCGTAACACCCAGTCGCTGCCTGAGTACCTGAAGGCCAACAACGTCGTCGCCATCGCCGGCATCGACACCCGTCGCCTGACCCGTATCCTGCGTGAAAAGGGCGCCCAGAACGGCTGCATCCTGGCCGGTGACAACATCACCGAAGAGCAAGCCATCGCCGCTGCTCGCGCCTTCCCTGGCCTCAAGGGCATGGACCTGGCCAAGGTTGTCTCCACCACCGAGCGCTACGAGTGGCGTTCCAGCGTGTGGGAGCTGAAAACCGACAGCCACCCGACCATCGACGCGGCCGACCTGCCGTACCACGTGGTTGCCTTCGACTACGGCGTCAAGCTGAACATCCTGCGCATGCTGGTCGCCCGTGGCTGCCGCGTGACCGTGGTGCCGGCGCAAACCCCGGCCAGTGAAGTGCTGGCACTGAATCCGGATGGCGTGTTCCTGTCCAACGGCCCGGGTGACCCCGAGCCTTGCGATTACGCCATCCAGGCGATCAAGGAAATCCTCGAGACCGAGATTCCGGTGTTCGGCATCTGCCTCGGCCACCAGCTGCTGGCCCTGGCCTCCGGTGCCAAGACCGTCAAGATGGGCCACGGCCACCACGGTGCCAACCACCCGGTCCAGGACCTGGACACCGGCGTGGTCATGATCACCAGCCAGAACCACGGTTTCGCCGTCGACGAAGCCACCCTGCCGGGCAACGTCCGCGCCATCCACAAGTCGCTGTTCGACGGTACCCTGCAGGGCATCGAGCGCACCGACAAGAGCGCGTTCAGCTTCCAGGGGCACCCTGAAGCGAGCCCAGGCCCGACCGACGTCGCGCCACTGTTCGATCGTTTCACCGATGCCATGGCCAAGCGCCGCTGAGCATCCTGCATCAAGGCCCCGGGGCGGTATGTGCCGCGCCCGGAAGCGCCTGACCCAGATTGTTCAAGACGGCTTGCCGACTGACCCGCGGATTTGAGTGACAACCATGCCAAAACGTACAGACATCAAAAGCATCCTGATTCTTGGCGCTGGCCCGATCGTGATCGGCCAGGCCTGTGAATTCGACTATTCCGGCGCCCAGGCTTGCAAAGCCCTGCGCGAGGAAGGTTTCCGCGTCATCCTGGTGAACTCCAACCCGGCCACCATCATGACCGACCCGGCCATGGCCGACGCCACCTACATCGAGCCGATCAAGTGGCAGTCGGTGGCCAAGATCATCGAAAAAGAGCGCCCTGACGCCGTTCTGCCGACAATGGGTGGCCAGACCGCGTTGAACTGCGCCCTGGACCTGGAGCGCCACGGCGTTCTGGAAAAGTTCGGGGTAGAGATGATCGGCGCCAATGCCGACACCATCGACAAGGCCGAAGACCGTTCGCGCTTCGACAAGGCCATGAAAGACATCGGCCTGGAGTGCCCGCGCTCCGGTATCGCCCACAGCATGGAAGAGGCCAATGCGGTCCTCGAGAAGCTCGGCTTCCCGTGCATCATCCGTCCGTCGTTCACCATGGGCGGCACCGGTGGTGGCATCGCCTACAACCGTGAAGAGTTCGAAGAGATCTGCACCCGTGGTCTGGACCTGTCGCCGACCAAGGAACTGCTGATCGACGAATCGCTGATCGGCTGGAAGGAATACGAGATGGAGGTGGTCCGCGACAAGAAGGACAACTGCATCATCGTCTGCTCCATCGAGAACTTCGACCCGATGGGCGTGCACACCGGCGACTCGATCACCGTTGCCCCAGCGCAAACGCTGACCGACAAGGAATACCAGATCATGCGCAATGCCTCGCTGGCGGTGCTGCGTGAGATCGGCGTCGAAACCGGCGGTTCCAACGTGCAGTTCGGTATCTGCCCGAACACCGGTCGCATGGTCGTCATCGAGATGAACCCGCGAGTATCGCGTTCGTCCGCCCTGGCTTCCAAGGCCACCGGCTTCCCGATCGCCAAGATCGCCGCCAAGCTGGCCATCGGCTACACCCTCGATGAGCTGCAGAATGACATCACCGGCGGTCGCACCCCGGCGTCCTTCGAGCCGTCGATCGACTACGTCGTCACCAAGCTGCCACGCTTCGCCTTCGAGAAATTCCCGAAAGCCGATGCGCGCCTGACCACCCAGATGAAATCCGTGGGTGAAGTCATGGCCATCGGTCGCACCTTCCAGGAGTCCCTGCAGAAAGCCCTGCGCGGCCTGGAAGTCGGCGCCTGCGGCCTTGACCCGAAAGTCGACCTGGCCAGCGCTGAAGCCGCCAGCATCCTCAAGCGCGAACTGACCGTGCCGGGCGCCGAGCGTATCTGGTACGTCGCCGACGCCATGCGTTCGGGCATGACCATCGAAGAAATCTTCCAGCTGACCGGCATCGACCTGTGGTTCCTGGTGCAGATGGAAGACCTGATCAAGGAAGAAGAGAAGGTCAAGACCCTGGCCCTGTCGGCCATCGACAAGGACTACATGCTGCGCCTCAAGCGCAAGGGCTTCTCGGACCAGCGCCTGGCCAAGCTGCTCGGCATCACCGACAAGAACCTGCGCCGCCACCGCCACAAGCTGGAAGTGTTCCCGGTCTACAAGCGCGTCGACACCTGCGCTGCCGAGTTCGCCACCGATACCGCCTACCTGTATTCGACCTACGAGGAAGAGTGCGAGGCCAACCCGTCGACCCGCGACAAGATCATGATCCTCGGCGGTGGCCCGAACCGTATCGGCCAGGGTATCGAGTTCGACTACTGCTGCGTGCACGCCGCACTGGCGCTGCGTGAAGACGGTTACGAGACCATCATGGTCAACTGCAACCCGGAAACCGTCTCCACCGACTACGACACCTCCGATCGCCTGTACTTCGAGCCGCTGACCCTGGAAGACGTGCTGGAAGTCTGCCGCGTCGAGAAGCCCAAGGGCGTGATCGTCCACTACGGCGGCCAGACCCCGCTGAAACTGGCCCGCGCCCTGGAAGAAGCCGGTGTACCGATCATCGGTACCAGCCCGGACGCCATCGACCGCGCCGAAGACCGTGAGCGCTTCCAGCAGATGGTTCAGCGCCTGAACCTGCTGCAGCCGCCAAACGCCACCGTGCGTAGCGAAGAAGAGGCCATTCGCGCCGCTGGCAGCATCGGCTATCCGCTGGTCGTTCGCCCGTCCTACGTACTGGGCGGTCGAGCCATGGAAATCGTCTACGAACTGGACGAGCTCAAGCGCTACCTGCGTGAAGCGGTCCAGGTGTCCAACGACAGCCCGGTACTGCTCGACCACTTCCTCAACTGCGCCATCGAGATGGACGTGGATGCGGTCTGTGACGGCACCGACGTGGTGATCGGCGCGATCATGCAGCACATCGAACAGGCCGGCGTTCACTCCGGCGACTCGGCGTGCTCGCTGCCACCTTACTCGCTGAGCAAGGAAGTGCAGGACGAGGTCCGCGTACAGGTCAAGAAAATGGCCCTGGAGCTGGGCGTCGTCGGCCTGATGAACGTGCAGCTGGCCCTGCAGGGCGACAAGATCTACGTGATCGAAGTCAACCCGCGCGCTTCGCGTACCGTGCCTTTCGTCTCCAAGTGCATCGGCACTTCGCTGGCGATGATCGCGGCCCGCGTCATGGCCGGCAAAACCCTCAAGGAGCTGGGCTTCACCGAGGAAATCATCCCGAACTTCTACAGCGTCAAGGAAGCCGTCTTCCCGTTCGCCAAGTTCCCAGGGGTTGACCCGATCCTCGGCCCTGAGATGAAATCGACCGGTGAAGTCATGGGGGTGGGCGACAGCTTCGGTGAAGCCTTCGCCAAGGCCCAGATGGGTGCCAGCGAAGTGCTGCCGACCGGCGGTACCGCCTTCATCAGCGTGCGCGACGACGACAAGCCACAAGTGGCTGGCGTTGCCCGCGACCTGATCGCCCTGGGCTTCGAAGTGGTCGCAACTGCAGGTACCGCCAAGCTCATCGAAGCCGCCGGCCTGAAAGTGCGCCGCGTGAACAAAGTGACCGAAGGTCGCCCGCACGTGGTCGACATGATCAAGAACGACGAAGTGTCCCTGATCATCAATACCACCGAAGGTCGTCAGTCGATCGCCGATTCGTACTCGATTCGTCGCAATGCGTTGCAGCACAAGATTTACTGCACCACCACCATTGCGGCCGGTGAAGCCATCTGCGAAGCGCTGAAATTCGGCCCTGAGAAGACCGTTCGTCGCTTGCAGGATCTGCATGCAGGACTCAAAGCATGAGCATTACCAAGTACCCGATGACCGTCCAGGGCGCTCGCGCCCTGGAAGAGGAGCTCCTGTTCCTGAGCAAGACCGAACGTCCGCGACTGAGCCAGGCAATCGGTGAAGCGCGCGAGCTGGGCGACCTCAAGGAAAACGCCGAATACCATGCCGCTCGTGAAGAGCAGGGCATGGTCGAGGCGCGGATCCGCGATATCGAAGGCCGTCTGCAGAACTCGGTGGTGATCGATGTGACCACCATTCCTCACACCGGCAAGGTGATTTTCGGTACCACCGTGGTGCTGGCCAATACCGAAACCGATGAAGAGGTGAGCTACCAGATCGTTGGCGAGGATGAAGCTGACGTGAAACAGGGCAAGCTCTCGAGCGGTGCGCCGATTGCCCGTGCCATTATCGGCAAGGAAGAAGGCGATACTGTCGTCGTCGAGACGCCAAGCGGCACGGTCGAGTACGAGATTGTCGAAGTCAAGCACATCTGATCGGCGCCTGCGGGCGCCATCCCTCGAGGGTATCCTCTGGCAACTGGCCCAGGTTTTCTGGGTCGGTGGCCTGTGGGTGTTCCACGTGGGGCTGGTGCCGGCGCTCAAGGTCAGTGGCCTTGCGCCTTTGCTGGTGCAGGATGTTGCCGGGCAGATCGACCGCTGGTTGATCGGCGTGGCCTTGCTCGGGTTGTTGACCCAGCTGGCGGTGCTGGCGCGGGTGGACGGCCTGGCGGCCTGGTGGCGGCAGTTCCGTGGCCAGATGCTGTTGCTCGGCTTCGGTGCCTGCGTGGGGTACTACACCTTGCGCTACGGTATCTCGGTGGGCGAGCGCTGGCAGATGTTCTGCTTCCTGGTGCTGGGCTTCTCCGGCATCGTGCTGGTTGCCCAACCAGTCCCGGTCAAATCTCGGCGTTAGCCCGATGGCTCGGCTCCTTGTGGGAGCGGCCCTGTGTCGCGAAAAGGGCTGCAAGGCAGCCCCAGCAATATCGGTGCTGATATCAAGGGGCCGCTTTGCGGCCCTTTCGCGACACAAGGCCGCTCCCACAGGTGCCGCGTCAGGTTGGCGGCCCTTAGCCGTTACTTGTAACGGTGGATGTTGGACAGCTGCTTGTTCGGCTGTGGATTCTTGCGGTAGATCAGTGCCTTCTTGCCGATGGTCTGTACCAGCTCGGCACGGCCTGCCTTGCACAGTTCGGCAATGGCGGCGGCACGCTCTTCGCGATCTTCCGAGCGAATTTCGACCTTGATCAGCTCGTGGTCGGCCAGTGCGCGCTCCAGCTCGGCGATCACGCCTTCGTTCAAACCGTTGCCAGCAACGATCAGGACCGGCTTCAGGTCATGACCAATGGACTTGTATTGCTTCTTCTGCTCGTTATTGAGCGGCATAATCTGACCCTTTCCGTCTGATTCTGTAAAATTGACCGGCATTTTACCCGAGGGCCACCGGCTCCGCCCAGTCAATCACGACGCATATCATCGAGGTGCCCCGTGGTACAACGTTCCAAAAGCAGCGCAAACTGGCTGCGAGAACATTTCAACGATCCTTTTGTGAAGCAGGCGCAGAAGGATGGCTACCGCTCGCGTGCGAGCTACAAGCTGCTGGAGATCCAGGAGAAAGACCGCCTGATCCGTCCTGGCATGAGCGTAATCGACCTCGGCGCGGCCCCGGGGGGGTGGTCCCAGGTGACCAGTCGTCTGATTGGTGGGCAGGGGCGTCTGATCGCTTCCGACATCCTGGAAATGGATTCGATCGCCGATGTGACCTTCATTCAGGGGGACTTCACCCAAGATGAAGTGCTGCAGCGCATTCTCGAAGCGGTCGGCGATTCGCACGTAGACCTTGTGATTTCCGACATGGCCCCCAATATGAGTGGTACGCCCGCGGTGGACATTCCGCGTGCCATGTTCCTCTGCGAGCTGGCCCTCGATCTGGCAACCCGCGTGCTCAAGCCCGGCGGTGACTTCCTGATCAAGATTTTCCAGGGCGAAGGCTTCGATGTGTACCTCAAGGACGTACGTAGCAAGTTCGACAAGGTACAGATGCGCAAGCCTTCGTCATCGCGGGATCGCTCCCGCGAGCAGTATCTGCTGGCCCGGGGATACAAGGGGGCATGAGGCGTGTAGCGGGGTGGCCGATAGTTATTTCCAATCGGCTGCTCCGTCAGGATCGTCCGAACTTCGTGTAGTCTAGGTTTCACAAAGGGTTACAGACGGTGCCTGCGGATGCGTAGGTAATGTAGTAAGTTAGGGCGATGAATATCATGCGAGGCACGGCTGCGTCGTGCGCCGGCCTCAGAGGGTAGCGAATTGAACGACATGGCAAAGAATCTGATCCTGTGGTTGA
Proteins encoded in this window:
- the carB gene encoding carbamoyl-phosphate synthase large subunit — its product is MPKRTDIKSILILGAGPIVIGQACEFDYSGAQACKALREEGFRVILVNSNPATIMTDPAMADATYIEPIKWQSVAKIIEKERPDAVLPTMGGQTALNCALDLERHGVLEKFGVEMIGANADTIDKAEDRSRFDKAMKDIGLECPRSGIAHSMEEANAVLEKLGFPCIIRPSFTMGGTGGGIAYNREEFEEICTRGLDLSPTKELLIDESLIGWKEYEMEVVRDKKDNCIIVCSIENFDPMGVHTGDSITVAPAQTLTDKEYQIMRNASLAVLREIGVETGGSNVQFGICPNTGRMVVIEMNPRVSRSSALASKATGFPIAKIAAKLAIGYTLDELQNDITGGRTPASFEPSIDYVVTKLPRFAFEKFPKADARLTTQMKSVGEVMAIGRTFQESLQKALRGLEVGACGLDPKVDLASAEAASILKRELTVPGAERIWYVADAMRSGMTIEEIFQLTGIDLWFLVQMEDLIKEEEKVKTLALSAIDKDYMLRLKRKGFSDQRLAKLLGITDKNLRRHRHKLEVFPVYKRVDTCAAEFATDTAYLYSTYEEECEANPSTRDKIMILGGGPNRIGQGIEFDYCCVHAALALREDGYETIMVNCNPETVSTDYDTSDRLYFEPLTLEDVLEVCRVEKPKGVIVHYGGQTPLKLARALEEAGVPIIGTSPDAIDRAEDRERFQQMVQRLNLLQPPNATVRSEEEAIRAAGSIGYPLVVRPSYVLGGRAMEIVYELDELKRYLREAVQVSNDSPVLLDHFLNCAIEMDVDAVCDGTDVVIGAIMQHIEQAGVHSGDSACSLPPYSLSKEVQDEVRVQVKKMALELGVVGLMNVQLALQGDKIYVIEVNPRASRTVPFVSKCIGTSLAMIAARVMAGKTLKELGFTEEIIPNFYSVKEAVFPFAKFPGVDPILGPEMKSTGEVMGVGDSFGEAFAKAQMGASEVLPTGGTAFISVRDDDKPQVAGVARDLIALGFEVVATAGTAKLIEAAGLKVRRVNKVTEGRPHVVDMIKNDEVSLIINTTEGRQSIADSYSIRRNALQHKIYCTTTIAAGEAICEALKFGPEKTVRRLQDLHAGLKA
- the carA gene encoding glutamine-hydrolyzing carbamoyl-phosphate synthase small subunit; translation: MTKPAILALADGSIFRGEAIGADGQTVGEVVFNTAMTGYQEILTDPSYAQQIVTLTYPHIGNTGTTPEDAESNRVWSAGLVIRDLPLLASNWRNTQSLPEYLKANNVVAIAGIDTRRLTRILREKGAQNGCILAGDNITEEQAIAAARAFPGLKGMDLAKVVSTTERYEWRSSVWELKTDSHPTIDAADLPYHVVAFDYGVKLNILRMLVARGCRVTVVPAQTPASEVLALNPDGVFLSNGPGDPEPCDYAIQAIKEILETEIPVFGICLGHQLLALASGAKTVKMGHGHHGANHPVQDLDTGVVMITSQNHGFAVDEATLPGNVRAIHKSLFDGTLQGIERTDKSAFSFQGHPEASPGPTDVAPLFDRFTDAMAKRR
- the rlmE gene encoding 23S rRNA (uridine(2552)-2'-O)-methyltransferase RlmE, translating into MVQRSKSSANWLREHFNDPFVKQAQKDGYRSRASYKLLEIQEKDRLIRPGMSVIDLGAAPGGWSQVTSRLIGGQGRLIASDILEMDSIADVTFIQGDFTQDEVLQRILEAVGDSHVDLVISDMAPNMSGTPAVDIPRAMFLCELALDLATRVLKPGGDFLIKIFQGEGFDVYLKDVRSKFDKVQMRKPSSSRDRSREQYLLARGYKGA
- the yhbY gene encoding ribosome assembly RNA-binding protein YhbY — protein: MPLNNEQKKQYKSIGHDLKPVLIVAGNGLNEGVIAELERALADHELIKVEIRSEDREERAAAIAELCKAGRAELVQTIGKKALIYRKNPQPNKQLSNIHRYK
- the greA gene encoding transcription elongation factor GreA; the encoded protein is MSITKYPMTVQGARALEEELLFLSKTERPRLSQAIGEARELGDLKENAEYHAAREEQGMVEARIRDIEGRLQNSVVIDVTTIPHTGKVIFGTTVVLANTETDEEVSYQIVGEDEADVKQGKLSSGAPIARAIIGKEEGDTVVVETPSGTVEYEIVEVKHI
- a CDS encoding MFS transporter: MSKSSTSDRRLRAPSLEGILWQLAQVFWVGGLWVFHVGLVPALKVSGLAPLLVQDVAGQIDRWLIGVALLGLLTQLAVLARVDGLAAWWRQFRGQMLLLGFGACVGYYTLRYGISVGERWQMFCFLVLGFSGIVLVAQPVPVKSRR
- the dapB gene encoding 4-hydroxy-tetrahydrodipicolinate reductase; this encodes MRRIAVMGAAGRMGKTLVEAVQQQAPQAGLTAAIDRPDSTLVGADAGELAALGRIGVPISDDLTKVADEFDVLIDFTHPSVTLKNLAFCRKAGKAMVIGTTGFTPQEKELLVEAGKEIPIVFAANFSVGVNLCLKLLDTAARVLGDDVDIEILEAHHRHKVDAPSGTALRMGEVVAQALGRDLREVAVYGREGQTGARDRQTIGFATVRAGDVVGDHTVLFAAEGERVEITHKASSRMTFAKGAVRAALWLDGREPGLYDMQDVLELR